The genomic segment TTAATATCACAGGGATATTTTCTATACATTTTCTGACCAATGAAccattttttttggatcagGGGATGGCAAAGTTGGTGGGTCCGctcaccactttggtccacattgaaatatcttgacaggCGTTTTCCAATGTTCAGGAAATCTCGCCCCGACATTCTTTttcctcagaggatgaaccGTAATGACTTCTTCTTGTGAAGTGCCATCAGCTggttgatatttttggtttgaactattggatggatggttcagcagagcagcagcagcagcgccgGTGCGCCGTGTGTGTCCACACAAGACACATTCATGCACAGTACTGAGTTATAGGTCATCTGCGTTTTGGCAGCGCTCAGagttcaataaaaatgtaaaaacgaAGGAAAATAgattagaaacagaaaaatgtggtTTAACTCACATTTATGGGCGTATAGTGCAAGTAAAATGCGAGCTGTTACACGCACTGATTAAAATAGAAACATATCTGTTCTGTCAGACACACGTGACACGGGTGCTTTCTATGTAGACGCGCCACAACAACAAATCTCAATATACgagttttagaaaaacttttatAGAAAGACTAGCAACTTATCTACCATTGCACAAGATTAATTCCCCTTTTGTAATAATGCTCAAAAACTACAATATTATAACAACCACGTCAATCTAGTGGCAGTCTTAAAAACTAGATATTCTGTTTGTGTGATGAGTGAAGGAATCTCTTCTAGAGCAGCAATGAGAGGCTGACAGGAGCAGGCAGGAAGACCAGCTCTGCAGCTCAGTTTTTTGGGACGTGGACCTGGGCTAAAGTTGCAGGTTTGGGTTTCACTTGGATCTTGTGGAGGGATCTCACCCCGCTGACCTGCCTCTGCTTCCTGTTTGCACTAATAAGACCCCGGGGGCTCATTGGCTGAGCGCTGCGCAGCAGCACACTGGTATGGTGCTAATCACCAGTGACCCACATGACACCGTAAACCTTATAGATCTGTCAGCGCGTTGCATTCTCAGATTACACTCGGTGGCTCGCCAGTCATGCTGATTTTTGTCTCTCATGATGGTAACAATGGAATTTCAACTCTCAGCTATTCACATTACTCCTCAGTGTTTTAGACAATAAGTCCTAACCTGGTGTCCTGTGCACTGtagcgttttgttttttgttttatgcttttttgcCGACTGCTTGTTGATATTAGCTGAGAACGGCTGCAACACAGAGCAgctggagcaacattatcaagagctgagcttgaggaaagatggaggaatgtcGCCAAGAGAGAACGGCTGCAACACAAGTTTATAGCCTACCCAcagttactacttcttcatcctctcatgttggattgagggcagactggacgctacagtgactcattATTGCCACTTGgtgcaaagtggtattacgagacgggacgggccggggctagccggttagcatgctaacttcagtagaacacaatctctgcaacacaatacataggcgtctttgacataacgtgaaaactgttatttcttcacattctgttgaaaatcttagttaatttttgaatggtttaaaataaaatacttacatgTTGCCCCTTTAATGAGATGTGCAGTAAATCTTTTTTACCTCAGTTGCTGATGTGCATTTACACTtactgttttttagtttttctattgttgatacatacatatatacataagaGAAACAGATATCTCTAAAGCTGCTTTAGTTAAGTCTTTTATACGCTTTTAAAGAGTTTCCAGAATCACTCCCTGTTTACTATATTGTGCACTACATTTACTGTCCGCCATTTTATTTGTCTAAAATCTGAGTGTgaaatttatttacattatagTGCCACAAAAATTCCCACAATGGAAAAAGTGTCTGTAGATTATTTTCTCCTGACAATCCCACAACTCAATTTGACAGTTGCAAAAATTACAGGACCGCGACTGTACACCTTTCagtgatgatgcaaaatgacaatgatTCTCAAACGTCCAAAATCTTTAGTCTATAGTGAGCAATAAATTAACTAATGAGCATTACAATATAACAAATATGGACAGTTGTGGAATGGAACTTTTTACTGGGAACTGCACAGTACTGTGCTTAGCAAGATACAAACTGATAATGACTTTGAAAAGATGGATGATGCAGAAAGACTTAGTTGACTGTTCAcatatgaaacatttaaattagcCAGTTACCTTTGAGAAAGccttaaagagagaaaaaaaaaaaaagctctttatcAGGACAAACTGTAGCTATgtagcaggtttttttttttgtgaacagttcatttggatttttcttcccatataaatgttaatttaaagaATATAGAATTACTTGTATGGATGTAAATTTGTTTGTGATTGAGTTCTTTTTTCAGATCTGTTTTATTGGAAGATGCATGTTTTGTAAAATAGCAGTTTCTTGTAATGTGTGATAACCAAGATGTTTGGCATGATACAGTAATAGAAATGTAACTAAGTAACTATAGATTAAACTATATTACTAGCTATTACAAACTAACTTCAGCTTCAGCTCTATAAACTAATACGGTATAATGGATCAGTAACaataatgatcattttaaagagtatttttacactgttgtattgCCGCTGTTTCTTTGGCAAAGTATCTGAATATGTCCTTCAGCGTGTGGGGAACAGTGAATGAGAGTGTTTGCAGACGCAGCAGTAATCAGTATTTGGGACATTATCAATGAACGGTGACATAACAAAATACTAGGATGATACCAAGGCAGTGTCTTTTTACAAATAACCCACATTTCTTATTCCACTGTGTCTGCACTGATAAGGAAATCAAGCTTagtaaaagcatttttgaaagtgaGAAGAGTTTGGCCCTAAGGACTTGCATTTATTCAGTCATTTCTTGAGTTGTGGCTTCAGAGGTGAATTCACAGAAGTCAGTTTAATCTGGAGCCGGGCACCGGCAGTGCATAGTATGCAGGACACTGTGTGCGTTATTGTTACTCGCTGCACACCATTACATAATCCGCAGCCTTCGGAATATTGTGTAATATTTTCAGATAAGGGTAGAGAAAAGTATGcaagaacaaaacacagctaCAGTGTGTTCGTGCACTGTACAAACTGTGCAGTGAATCATTTGGAGCTGGTGTCAGTTTCTTTGTACGCTGGTAAAAGATGACTAATTGCAAGAAAGAAGGAGCCGTCTCTATTGGTCAGATGTATGAGGCCTGTTTCAGAAAGTCTAGCGTTACTCAGTGCAGCCCATGCCATGTACTGTAAGTTCTTCAGAAATGAATCAAgtgtcttcttctctgctgctcctGAACTCCTGTTACACAACTTGGCTGAGAAGTCTCTGATCCTGGTAAACATTATGCAAAAACAGCCGACAGGACTAAACGCTGCTGTCAAAAATAGTTCAGTGCAGCTTCTAAGAAGACCTGCATCTACTTGTTCACAGCCCTAAACGATAACGTCTCTGAACACTACCTCCTCCGGCAGGGATCCGGCTCAGGTTTCTGAGTCCTCGCGTCAGCTGCTGGTTTCACACTCCTGTGTCAGTGGAGGAGGTCTCCAGAGAGGGGAGGTGAAAGGGTAATCCGATCCCACCTGCTGACACAGCCTCACGGTAACTGGGGATACAACTGATTCTGTTAGACAGACATAAATTGTGTCATTGACACAGCCAGTTTGAATAATTCATGACCTGACACAACTCCCAGTACTATCACTTTGCAGCAGTCGATGGGTGAGGTCTTTGGGGAGGCTGTACTTCCCTCCGTCCATCTTAATTTCAGATCTTTATTTTGTTGAGCTCATTAAACTGTCAGGATCCCctttgaagatgaaaagagtcactttattttgttgtatagTCACTTATACTTTATTATAGTAAAGAACAACTaatactgtatgcatgtttaaacatgaaacatacagcattttttttcagtatccGTATTTTTCAGTGGTCTTGTTAGAATCTATAATGTAGGCCCATTCAAAATTAGCTTTCCAAAACAtagtaataaaaatgtcatgCATTCATTCGCTCTCTCACACCTTTGGAATCAGCCTCCAAGGAGTAACTGACAATGGACCATTGTGAGCCATGTGGTCACGGGAGCCAGATGATTGAAAACCAAATTAACTTTCCTTCTGAGTGACTCTTGAGTAAGATGAAGCCATAGACGGCTCACAGGCTCATACCAGTTTCAAATTCTTGTCTGCTTAAATAAGCCGGAGTCACTCAGACATCTTTAAAGGTCTTGCTTTTAAGGTGTGTGAGCTGTTGGATACAGTGAAATTTAATCTATAAAGAGGACAGCTGTCAAGGCTCATGAGGAAAGCACCaatgtatcattaaaaacactgtGTAACTTCAGGTCGCACCATGTATTGTGAAATCGCAGTTTTTTGGTATTTACGTctaagttttgttttcctggacagtgtgtttgcgtgtgtttgaCGAAATACCTTTGAGgagacagtgacacaaaacCTCAAGTATTCAGTGGTGCAGTGggataaaaatgtttctcttaGTCACCGAAGTTGTCCTGACGGGAGAGCTTCAACTTCAGATCAAACTGGAAACTCTTCTGCTCAACTGAGTCATCACTTCGAGGAACTTAACCTCCTCGagccttttttaattttatggcCGCCATTAATGtctgagcacaaaaaaaaagcctgttgcTGTTTGAATTTCTAATTCAGAAACTGGAAAATTCCCAATTAAATCAATTTCTGCGTGTTtcagctgagaaagaaaaaaaacatggttaaatGTGAGATTAACTGCAGATATTTGGATATGTTAGCCAACGTTGAATAATGGTGAATATAAATTCAACTTGACAAGTGAAATATGTTCAACtattttcaaagtatttttattaGCGTTAATATTCAAAGCAGTTAATCGCATGTACTATAAACAAAAGCGTTTCGGATTAAATCTGTTTGTTGGAGACAACAATAAGTGAATCAAAGATATTAAAGGGATTACACCAAACATCTTCAAATTAGTTCTCAAACACTCAAGCTGTTTGCCATTATAAATATCGAAGAGCTAACTAATCTAGCTAATTTAGGATAAAGTTACAGGTTATAACTACACGCTTGGATATTTCTTGTATTTGACCAGTACTACGACTGTCAGTGTCAGAGAGAACTTCCAACCTCAAAGCCGTTCAGAGAAGCGAATCCAAATTTTCCGACTTACTGACGTACCTCGAATACAATATACTGCATAAGGAGAAATGTACATGTTAGCATACATGCAGCAGCGTGTATGCTTACATGTAGAACCCATTTTCTAATTACCTTAAACGTCTGCATCTGCATGTGGATGAACGCAATGTGACAGATGTTGTAGACTTTGAGGGGGagcaatgtaatgtaatacGTGTTTATAGAGCAGCGGCAGAGTACTTTGAGTTCGTGGATGACGATGGTGTTTGCCAACAGTGATGGATAACATCCGGGTTGTGTTGGCCAAAGACAGAagcacaaaaataataatatctgACTTGTAATCAAAGTtgaataatattattattattttattttataaatgacaACCAGTCAAGACTAAAGGGTAAGTTTGGTTGTGATGTATAACTGTATACACACTGTGTAAACTAGGACTTTTTTGTCCTAGTTCAGGATGTTGACTAGCTCGCTCCAGCTTTTCTTGAGGCTGACACTTATCACTTGAAAACAGACTAATTTCTCGATTGATTTAAATAGCCTTCAAAAGATCAGAGCATTCTTTGGaggattttaaaaagacatcTGGAGTGAGTCTTAGCTAAAGTATTCCTTGGCTCTTTTACTTTGATGATATTgattatgtctgtgtttgtttttgtgtttgtttacgtGCAGAGAGCCTGATATTCCAGCCTGGGCTCCTTTACTCtaccagctgcagctgctgcacatTCGAGAGAAACCAGACCCATTAACTCTGCCAATCGCGGACCGCATCCGCATCGGCAACCAGAAACGAGAGCGAGGAAATTTTCATTTCCAGAGAGAGGAATACAGCATGGCTGCCAGAGCCTATTGTATGGCTCTGGATGTGCTGACCACACGCAGACGAGGTAAACCAGCTTCGAAACCCGAATTTATTCATAGAAAATGTTTCTGTACTCTCGGCTCTACAAGGAATGTGTCATAGTAGTTGATGCGAGTATTATCTTCCCAGGAAAAGGCGAAAATGGAGGTACAGCACAGATAAAAGTGTGtgggcatgcacacacacacacgcgcatgcacaacaaaacatgaaacacagcGTCTAATAGAGACCTCAGACACAACTTTTCCGCATCAATCTCAGCCCAGAATGACATAACAGTTTAGTGCTGCCATCACACTAATCACACCATCACGATGCAGAGCCAAATCCATCTGAGCTGAGGGCCTCgatgaatgtgtttttgcttaATTCTTTTGCATAATCAAAGCTAATCAACTTTCATATTATTTCCACTTTCTTAATCACTTTAATCATTGACGAGGCAGGGAGAGCCCGAGGGGAGAATGTGACCGGACAAGtcagtgaagagaaaaacatgaactgCTTCATAATGTATCAATGATGAGTGAACTCACTGTGGCACTGGAGAGAGGAGTTTATCAGGGCATCAAGATCATGTAATTAGTGGGTGAGAAAACGAGCagaggaaaataataataatgaagcaGAGACACCAACACTTTAACTCTTCTTGGGTCATTTTGGGCCTTTAagatttcatttacaaaaacaattcatGACACGTGGAGATTATTATGCCCTCTAATCGACTAAGTAGTAACCCGATGCAACTGAGCATGCGCTCGCACAAAGGTTTTCTGCAGATTTCTGACAAGGTTTTTTACAGGTAACTGTCTTGATggaagtaaagaaaataattgagtagggattaagaaaagaaaaacaaaaaagagagaaatcttAACTCGGTGTCTGCTTGCTGGCTTTTGGAGGAAAGCTTTAGAATTATAATTACGTGGAGTTTCAATGTTAAGTATGAAAggttataaatacattttactaaCTAATTAATCATTAAGTACCAAACAATAACCGATCAAATAGTGACATTCAGAGAACTGAAACTCAAATTTTGTTGGCTAAATCCCATCTTTGTTACTGTGCTAAACAGCTAAATGACTACCTAAATGTTTCGTTCTTTGCTAATAAACAGGCCACACATGTCAATACTTTTTATAGTCACAATGGTCGCTTGTGGTGATGAACCCACAACTCTGCAGTCCCCCCCTCAGCTCTACTTAGCTGTTTCACGTTTTCTAGCTCACGGCTCTACTGATTTGCTTCAGTCTCTTCAACCTGGTTTCCAGCTATTGTTCTGTTGCCACGAAGTGACCcgccaaaaaaagaaaacaaagttaaTACCACTTTAAAGAATTCCACTTGGGACAGCATCTGAAATGGAATCTGCTTTTGGAATTCAACCATAAATCGGAGAGAAGTCGTCTAATACAAAAAAGACATGCACCCACGCAGATGTCGTCCCTGAGCTACTAGCATTTATTACCCATCATGCTCAGAGCTAGGAATAAAAGTGCTCCTTACATGGGTCAGCACTGTACTCAGCTGGACACGTATGGGTCTAATGATGAAACCATTCCGTTTTTACAGCAGGGACAGTGATAGAATACCcagctgaatgaaaaaacagaacgTGAACTCTCCTTATAATGACACCCGATGGGAGTTTCTCCTTGAAAGTCCAACTATTTATTTAAAGTCCTCTCCCAGATGAGAGTACTAATCTCTGTCAGACCTTTccttgtatctttttttttttgtgtgtgtgtgtgcttaaaaGTCCACAGCAGAATGTACGTGATCAGCTGTGtggctctgtgtctgtgcagatGGTAGCGACGGCGGCGTGGAGGCAGAGGAGAATGAGGTGCAGGACTATCGGGTGAAGTGTTTGAACAACCTGGCCACCACTCAGCTCAAACTGGAGCAGTGCGACGAGGCGCTGCACACCAGCCGGGACGTTCTGACCATTGAGCAAAACAACGTCAAGGCCCTTTTCAGGATGGGGAAGGTGAGGGCCCGGTCCTGCGCTGTTATTACTGAGAGACTACATGGAGCATCTCATTTGATCATTCTCAACCCATAAATTATTATTGCAGGGAGAGTTCCTGGAAAGAAAAGGGATTTGTTTAATATGGGATTatacttaattatttttaaggaaaaaatagCAGTGACATTATTGCTGTCTGTTCTCtgcctgtttttaatttatgggTCCTCCAGCACTGCTCAAACTGTAGGGTTTTCTAATCTCTTTCAGCTCCTGTCAGACAAGGGTGAATACAAAGATGCAATGGAGGTGCTAAAAAAGGCCTTGAAACTGGAGCCGGCAACCAAGGTGAGATTATGTGGGCGAGCGGGTCCATCCCACTCGCCATGTTTCTTCCAAGTCTGCCCGTGGATCCAATCCATCCCTCATATACACAAAGGAAAGGTCATTCTAAAATTAGGCCACCATTATTATTAGAACCAAATCTACcaatcaatacaaaaaaataatggctGATTAAATTTGAGATTTCAGATGTGTTTGAAGCCAATGCAGAATTTATCAGTTagttatttttctcctcttattCCAAGCTTCAGaaatttattcagaaaaagcaaaaatattgttGAAAAAATTGTTTGATTAAAGCTCCGTCCTCAGGTTTTATCAAATCTCAATCTGGAACTTGAGTTTAAGTGAGTGAATTTGAGGTTCCACCTCATTAGGCTCACAATATTCACAGCTCCTCTCATCTTAATCCACACCGTTCTATTTTAAAACTGCTTGTTTATCGCATCTTTTCAGTTAACTGAAAACAGTTGTGGGAAACTGTGCGCATCACGTCCTCCTCATGAAGAAAACCCCCCTCCATATTAAATATGAAAGTTTAAAGAGAAAGTTTTTCACACATTAGCAAGGAGAAAAGAGATCCCCGTGAACTACTTTCTGTACTTCTGAAGGCCTGCTCTGTCttgtttgtgtggtttgtaTAATCTGCCAAATCCTCCACAGAGGATCTGGCAAACTGCACATCTGGCAAGTCTACAGATGTGACCACACTGCTCAGAGTTGTCCAACAAACTCggtaaaaataatacatactTGAGCTAAATATGAAAGTGGTAAAATGAAGGTAAGAAAGAGAATGGGTCTTCCTTTCCAGCGACAGTATACCTCTATACGCTCTATAACTCTATGGATGACTAGTCAGGAGAAGCGTTCATCACAACAGAAATGAATCTCGGTTGACGGACATTGTTTCGGTTGAGTTGCTTGACGAACTGCAGGCTGGATTTGGACAAGAAAGTGTGAGGAATACATTTCTACCAGCTGTTTACAACACACTGCTTCCAGTATTACAATATGACCTGACCTATAGGGCACACAGCCACGTCTAGTCTTGTCTAGACACAACGAAAATATCTGCTGCTTTGGTAATTACACCCTTGTCTCAATGCTGGATATAATACTTAATTTAGCCTCTCTGTGAGAGAGTTATTGTACTGCAGCCTGTAGACGATCACAAAAGAGACGACGCACATGTAGTTTTGAGTGTTTTGAGAGAAAGTGTTTGTAAAACATGATATAAGGTCCTTTACATGGACATCTGGgatgtgcattttaaaaggaaacttaaaaatgaaagattaatgtgatttgttgctttcttttGGCCCTGGTCGTAAAGGTTTTGCATTTCAGACCTCTGCTCTCACCTGctggacatttttaaaactgcaacttTACCTTTTCCTCAAGATAAAAGGCTTCAGGTTTCCTGCCAACATTAGATCTACagaaagtttttttccccccttctttttCTTATGTTACAGGAAGCATTAggatttttctttccctttctctttagGCGATCCACATCGAGTTATCTAAACTCGTCAAAAGGCAATCAGGAGGCAAAGATGCCCAGGAATGGAAAGCCAAACCTGCAGAGATTCTTGGAGACAGTATCACACCTTTTCTGATTCCTTCCAAGAAGGAACCATCTGTaagccaaaacagaaatatcaccaTTACTGGAAGTTTTATTCTGATGAACAACAGACTGGATTTTGACTGTGCCTACTGTCTTTTTTATGGTGTTTTAGGGAATTTCCTGGAAGTTTATACTCGGAGCTCTGGTGGTGGCCTTGGGAAGCTTAGTGACGTCAGTGATTCTGACTGCAAGACACTGAAATCTACTTTGAAGATcctcatcaccatcaccatcatcatcatcgtatGAAGGAGTAGAGTTTGGTCTCCAGTCCTCTTTAGTCAGTTAATTTGAAGGGACTTTACTACTGTGAAGACATGAGAAGATACGCGCCGCAGCAGCACCAGAGCCGGAACTTGTATTTATGTGAGTTTCACATGGTAGAAAAATGTTGTCTCTGAAGGTGCACAGTATTGATGAAAAGGAGAATAGTACAGCATCGGGTGAACTCACAATAGCAGCAGAGATACCTGCTGATCGATTCGACAGAGGTTTCTAGCAAGATCTTTCCAgttatatctgttttatttggaaatgggattacatttctttttgtcataaaaaaaaaaattggtccTGGAAAATGTTCTGGTATCACAGATactcaagtttaaaaaaaaaaaaagtctgtaacCAAACCAAACTAAGTAATTTTagtaaacaaataatttaaaaaaaaacaacaaaaaaaagcaaaaacaaatgtgaaattctGCTTCTGTAATTAAAAGGTGTTAAAACTGCACTGTAATATCGCTTACACTgatgcttaaaataaaaatgtgtcaaaacatttatttggtgttttttcgATTGTTTAAGAACCAATCACATCTGTCACACAAATTTGATTTAGAATTAGAATTAAAATGATTTGCTAACTGTTTCGGTCCAgcaaaaccattaaaaaatatttaggtTGAATCTGAATTGAGGCATTAATattccttatttatttatcataaaATGACTTTACTACCAAATGAATACAAAACCTAAGACAAATATAAGCATGATTACATTACAAGCATTTATATTTGTACATGTGCAATTTTGCAGTAATACAAACCTTCATTTGATCAGAgaattaacatttataaaaatatatttaaggtttgagatttacagattttaacctttaaaatatttaagaaaattagGTTCttcatcacaaaataaaaaaatcacttcttGTCCTTCACTGCTCCATCGTATCTACTGCTATCAGACATCTACAGTCTGCAGCAGCTGTTCAGAGTCTTCTTTGGGTTGGTTTGACTCAGTCTGACCTGAGAGTCTGACTGCGGCcgcagtttgacatttttctttacctctctgtggaaaatttaaaaaaaaaaaaaggctgcgtGTTGCCACGgtttgtgaaggaaaaaaattgtaaactctaactctctctctggcctcctACCTCGCTAGATGAAGCACAGCCTCCACGACGTTGGTTCCCTCTTTGGCACTGGTTTCGCAGAACAAGGCGCCGTATGCCTGCAAGCAAAGCATCGACATACCTGAGTGCAGTCAGCTTATTTAGACACCTGGGAGGCCAGGCGTctgtataaacatttttccatTCACTGGAATGAAAAGTTGCACACCTTGGCTAACTTCTCTCCGTGCAAACTGCTCACACAGAGTCCCTCTGCAAGCTGGTCTCGGAGGTCCACCTTGTTTCCAATAACACACATGGGGATTTTCTCGTTCGTTGAATCCTGTataaaaatagtgtaaaatgtATTCCTGCTTTTTGTCGGGGTCATTCATTCACCATGTGTCTGTCAGCATTTCCACCGTTACCTGAATTTGATCCACCCACGCTCGGACGTTGAGGAAGCTGCTTTCTGAACTAACATCGTAGAGCAGCAGGATGCCATGAGCTTTACGGAAATAAGACCTGGCAATACTACGGAACCTAAGGGGAAAAGATATAAAGCCCTGTTTAAGTCTAGAGTACTTTCCATTTTTGAATTACGTGTTGACCCGGTCTGAATTGACAACACCGTGCTTTCCCTGTTATACTTCCTTGAGAAACACTTTGAGAGTCAGTGCAGTACCTCTCCTGCCCAGCTGTGTCCCATATCTGCAGGCTCGTCTTCTCTCCATCCACTAGCATCCTTTTCATTTGGAAATCAACTCCTGAAAACCAAAAGGCGGATTTAAATGTCTATAATCAAGAGCGCGTCGGTGGTTTACTGAATGTGATGTGTTTGCTGTGGCACCCACCCAGCGTTGTCTGAATGTCCCCTCTGAACTCGTTGAGTGTCAGTCTCAGCATGAAGCTGGACTTTCCAGCTCCGGCGTCTCCAGCTAAAACCAGACGGTACAGCGGAGCAGGTTCCTCAGTTTCTTCTATGTCTGCTTCCAATGGCTgcataaatgaacaaaagatGACAAACTTACccaattttaaattaatttttaaaaattattatttaaaaaaacaaaaacaaaaacaaaaaaacagtaaaaaacacaGTATGCATTAATAGTTATTAGTTGAGCTTCAAAGTTGAttattgaccaaaaaaaacaaaaaaaacttcaaggtCCAAGTACTACCTTTTTCTGGAGCTAGGTCATGTGATGACAGCTGAGCATCCATTGATGAGGACCATCAGTTGAAGCTGAAAGCCCCAccaaaagctagtaagtggaccatgagttaacatttttttggtaaaattgaATTTGTTAGCTCCATTTCAACATGTAGTTGAAATATATAATCATTTGAATGCATGGATGTCTCCCAAGTTTTGAAATACAAATAACTAAATCAACTAAATCAAATACTGGGGAGGTATTAGGCATTAAAAGGCTGAATCATTTTACCTTTGTGGAAAATGCCGACAAACGTCTTCGTAGGGATGATGTGATGGAGCTCACCCTGCTGGGAGCCACTgacactgcagcttcagatATCTAGAACAGACAaggaaaatattcatttaaagtCCTGAGAGCTCAGTAGCATATTGACATCATGTGACCTACTATTTGAAACTACTATGTGTGTTCTGACCTCCACATCAGACGGCACATAGGAGTAACTGTGGTGCACCGTTTCCACCGAGCCTCTGCCGCAGTCGCTGTCATAGTCACTGCCTGAGCTCTCGGCCGTGTCCATCGGCAGAGAGACTCCACTGTCCAGGTACTTATCAGCCCAGGTGGCCACATGAGAGTAAGTTGTTTTGCTAGGATCCGGCTCCAGGCTGCAACAAagcaccgacacacacacacacacacacacacacacacacactggctttaGCTGTGACAATTTAATTAACCTAGATCCATTCGCAGATTAACAGAGgtgtgtaaaaatacaaaaaaaaccaaaaacaaaaacgaaacagaaccaaaaaaaaccaaaaaactttATATACCTGCTGTGGTTGAATGTGCTCTGTCGGAGTGGTTTCATCCTCCGGGCTGGGATTTCATTATGGGGAGACAGCTGTTGAACAGATTAGGAATGTCAGGGAGGAAACTTTTACACTGGAACTAGTGAAAACAATTTACTGTCAGCTTCTATCTGATGTACAGCCAGAGGGCATGAGGAAATATGTCATCAGCAAACAAGGGACTTACCCTTCTTTTAGCTGCAACAACTTCACTGGCCAACGCAGA from the Xiphias gladius isolate SHS-SW01 ecotype Sanya breed wild chromosome 8, ASM1685928v1, whole genome shotgun sequence genome contains:
- the zgc:162879 gene encoding ras and EF-hand domain-containing protein, translated to MDRPSLRKLFSACDVNKSGKIEYEDFTVVCRELNVPETEIGTLFNKFDADEEGYIDYSKFSSRFQEVSETLNLASFGAGSSEDQRCPWEEFVGRIDAESLLSESLREQLADLYQAIHSSANMTLLHHYEEIIHSLVSQNLDNRLECEQLETSLKRAEEMNNSQLAELEDDIQQQLARAEERVRDEERKKMEGVTATMQRKHENEVADLHATVDRLLKSQEDSAFNHSKEEVIRLNRRISDLSQENEQLQASLLQAQTNIAILHSELDKLKNMYADQTTQHEREKEDLKMMVMEYQSYSSQIQILQEMNQNLYDSNDGLRSALASEVVAAKRRLSPHNEIPARRMKPLRQSTFNHSSLEPDPSKTTYSHVATWADKYLDSGVSLPMDTAESSGSDYDSDCGRGSVETVHHSYSYVPSDVEISEAAVSVAPSRVSSITSSLRRRLSAFSTKPLEADIEETEEPAPLYRLVLAGDAGAGKSSFMLRLTLNEFRGDIQTTLGVDFQMKRMLVDGEKTSLQIWDTAGQERFRSIARSYFRKAHGILLLYDVSSESSFLNVRAWVDQIQDSTNEKIPMCVIGNKVDLRDQLAEGLCVSSLHGEKLAKAYGALFCETSAKEGTNVVEAVLHLAREVKKNVKLRPQSDSQVRLSQTNPKKTLNSCCRL